The sequence below is a genomic window from Rudanella lutea DSM 19387.
GTCGTTTTTTGGTTACGTGACAGATGGCCTTTACCAAACCACCGACGAACTGGCTGCCCTTGCTGACCCGCAGGCCCGCCGACCCGGCGACCGGAAATACGCCGACCTGAACGGCGACAAGCGCATCGACGACCTCGACCGAACCATTATCGGCCGGGCACAGCCCAAGCTGCTGGGTGGTTTGAATAACACGTTCAGCTACAAAGGCTTCGAGCTGACGGTGTTTATGCAGGGCGTGTACGGCAATCAAATCCTGAACGCCAACCGCTTCGAGCTGGAATACCTCAACGGAACCAACAACCAGAACCGGGATATGCTGAACCGCTGGACGCCCACCAATACGAACACGGACATTCCGCGGGCGTCGACTACGCGCCCGGCCAACCGGATTTCGACCCGGCAGATTGAAGATGGCTCGTACCTGCGGCTCAAAAACGTGCAGCTGGCTTATAACTTCCCGTCGGCCGTGCTCACCAAGCTTCGGATTCAGGGGCTGCGTGCCTACGTAGCCGCCCAGAACTACGCCACCTGGACACGCTATTCGGGCTACGACCCGGAGGTAAACCGATTCGGGCAGGATAGCCGCAGTCAGGGCTTCGATTACGGCAGCTACCCGGCCGCCAAAACCATCCTGTTTGGCCTGAACGTGGGCTTTTAACCAACGACATTCATCCTTCTGTCTTCGCTGATCGACATGAAAAAGAGTATAGCCATTCTGTTTGTGCTGAGTAGCCTGATGGGCTGCGAGGTGCTCGAGCAAACCCCGGAGTCGAGCTTCACCCCGGAGAATTTTTACAAAAATGCCGACGATGCCCGCGCGGCCGTCAGCGCCGTGTACGACCCGCTCAACTCGGCCGACCTGTACAATCAGGTGATGTGGATTTTGCAGGATCAGGCCACCGACGATGCCGAGTGGGGGGGCGGCCGCTCAACCGCCAATCAGGCCAAAAACGATCTGGACAAGTACACGTTTACGCCCGCAACGTCCACGTTTCAGTCCATCTGGTCGACTACGTACCGGGGCATCAACCGGGCCAATACCGTGATTAGCCGGGTGCCCGCTATCCCGATGCCCGACGACCTGAAAAACCGGTACATTGCCGAGGCTAAGTTTATGCGGGCGTTTTACTACTTCACGCTCGTGCGGCTGTTTGGGGGTGTGCCGTTGCAGTTGCAGGAAACCACCTCGCTCAATAACCTGAATGTGTCACGGGCACCGGCCGAGGAAGTCTACAAACAAATCGTTCAAGACTTTACCGATGCCGAAACCGTTTTGCCCGTCAGTTACACGGCCGGTGACCGGGGCCGGGCTACCAAAGGAGCCGCCAAGGCGTTTCTGGCCAAGGTATATCTGACCCGGCAGGAGTGGGCCAAAGCATCGGCCAAGGCCAAAGAGGTGATGGACCTGGGTGCGGGCTACGACTTGTGGGCCAACTTCGCCGATGTGTTTTCGATTGCGAACGAGAACGGTAAAGAGTCGATTTTCGAGATTCAGTCTATTGGCGGTGGGTTTGGCGAAGGAAGCTGGATGCAGGGCTACATGCGGCCCAATTTCGACCGGGTGAATGGCGTGGCCGGTTTCGGCGACGACCCCGCCACCGAAAACCTGTACCGGGCTTACCGCTCCGACGACCGTCGGCGCAACGTGACCATCCGACTGTACTCCGCCACCAGCACGCCCGCTGCCCCGGCGAGTGTCCTGTTTCCGGGATACGTAGCCAAGTACCTCGACCCCACGGCTACGGCCAACGGCGAAGGCGGCAACAACTTCCCAATTCTGCGCTACGCGGATCTGTTGCTGATGTATGCCGAAGCCCGCAACGAACAGGCTCCTAACGATGCCGAGGCTTATACGGCCATCAACCGGGTGCGCAACCGGGCGGGTATTCCAAACCTGACGCCCAACCTGAGTCAGGCTCAGTTTCGCGATAGTC
It includes:
- a CDS encoding RagB/SusD family nutrient uptake outer membrane protein; amino-acid sequence: MKKSIAILFVLSSLMGCEVLEQTPESSFTPENFYKNADDARAAVSAVYDPLNSADLYNQVMWILQDQATDDAEWGGGRSTANQAKNDLDKYTFTPATSTFQSIWSTTYRGINRANTVISRVPAIPMPDDLKNRYIAEAKFMRAFYYFTLVRLFGGVPLQLQETTSLNNLNVSRAPAEEVYKQIVQDFTDAETVLPVSYTAGDRGRATKGAAKAFLAKVYLTRQEWAKASAKAKEVMDLGAGYDLWANFADVFSIANENGKESIFEIQSIGGGFGEGSWMQGYMRPNFDRVNGVAGFGDDPATENLYRAYRSDDRRRNVTIRLYSATSTPAAPASVLFPGYVAKYLDPTATANGEGGNNFPILRYADLLLMYAEARNEQAPNDAEAYTAINRVRNRAGIPNLTPNLSQAQFRDSLLLERRLELAFEGHRWYDLARTKRLISAMRAQNPTIKVEERHYLFPIPQTERDANPQLTQNDGY